The nucleotide window GCAGTATAGTAGTGATCGGAGCCTATTGTCAGTACCGCGACTGGTTCTAGTGACAACTATGGGGTTTCTGAATGTATTTCTCAGGTGACTGCTCGAAGGCCCGTTTGCAGCCTACGGCGCAGAAATAGTAGGTCGCGCCTTGATAGACAGCCGTGGCCGCTGCCTGCTTTTCATCCACCATCATCTGACATACGGGATCTTTGGCCATCGTTCCTCCTCCTCTTACCTGGCATATTTTCGGTCGATTGCCGCCTTAATCTCTGAAACCTTCTTTCCCTGCTTGTGCATGGCATACG belongs to Candidatus Methylomirabilis sp. and includes:
- a CDS encoding YHS domain-containing protein, whose translation is MAKDPVCQMMVDEKQAAATAVYQGATYYFCAVGCKRAFEQSPEKYIQKPHSCH